A stretch of Bacillus pseudomycoides DNA encodes these proteins:
- a CDS encoding EndoU domain-containing protein gives MMLRKTINGVQIEVIKIGDEVVSGYPTSEGITQLLTGLTTP, from the coding sequence ATGATGTTAAGAAAGACGATTAATGGCGTTCAAATAGAAGTGATTAAAATAGGTGATGAAGTTGTATCTGGATATCCAACTAGTGAAGGTATTACACAGCTTTTAACAGGTTTAACTACACCTTAA
- a CDS encoding SMI1/KNR4 family protein produces the protein MRKIKWLFSEEIVDEQIINKVEKSFGVNFPYDYKECVKKYNGGYPEPNTFEFVTGGEGVINDLLSFTSEEMNIGMFYDPIQPEIEGIIPFAKDPFGNLICFDYRADKLSPTIVFWDHEEQGEAAIEIICHTFSELLDGLHDD, from the coding sequence ATGAGAAAAATCAAGTGGTTATTTTCAGAAGAAATAGTAGATGAACAAATAATAAATAAAGTAGAAAAATCGTTTGGAGTAAACTTTCCATACGATTATAAAGAATGTGTTAAAAAATATAATGGCGGATATCCAGAGCCAAATACTTTTGAATTTGTAACTGGGGGAGAAGGTGTAATAAATGATTTATTAAGTTTTACAAGTGAAGAAATGAATATAGGGATGTTTTACGATCCAATACAGCCTGAGATAGAGGGGATTATTCCTTTTGCGAAGGATCCTTTCGGAAATCTAATATGTTTTGACTATCGTGCGGATAAACTATCACCAACAATTGTATTTTGGGATCATGAGGAACAAGGAGAAGCAGCTATAGAGATAATTTGTCATACATTTTCAGAGCTATTAGATGGATTGCATGATGATTAA
- a CDS encoding sodium-dependent transporter, with protein sequence MKQTEQWTSKLGFIMAAAGSAIGLGAIWKFPYIAGKSGGGAFFLIFILFTVLIGLPLLIAEFMIGRSTQKQAVGAFKSIAPNTGWHWIGRLGVGTCFILLSFYSVVGGWVLIYLFRGITGQLITPQQNYSSLFTETIGDPVWAIAGHFAFMFITIWVVSKGVQNGIEKASKYMLPALFVLFVALIVRSLTLDDAMKGVKFFLQPDFSKITSESILFAMGQSFFAISIGISIMGTYSSYLNKKESLPRSAVTIVGLNLFVSLFAGLAIFPAVFSLGMEPTEGPGLLFIVLPSVFSQIPFGNFFLTVFLALFTFATLTSAFSLLETVVSALANGQQERRKRLSWIIGFLIFLIGIPSALSFGVWSDITIFGKNIFDAVDFLSSNILMPFGALFISIFVSFKMEKKVLKAEFFVGGNYGKSVFSCWVFLLRYVAPIAIVIVFLNVIGII encoded by the coding sequence ATGAAACAGACGGAGCAATGGACTTCGAAATTAGGTTTTATAATGGCCGCAGCAGGATCTGCAATTGGACTTGGTGCAATATGGAAGTTTCCCTATATTGCTGGGAAGAGCGGGGGAGGAGCATTCTTTTTAATCTTTATATTGTTTACGGTATTAATAGGTCTTCCGTTATTGATAGCTGAATTTATGATAGGGCGCAGTACACAAAAACAAGCAGTTGGAGCATTTAAAAGTATCGCACCAAATACAGGTTGGCATTGGATTGGACGCCTTGGCGTTGGAACTTGTTTTATTTTGTTATCGTTTTATAGTGTTGTTGGTGGCTGGGTATTAATCTATTTATTCAGAGGAATAACTGGACAATTGATTACACCACAGCAAAATTACAGTTCTTTATTTACAGAAACAATTGGAGATCCTGTTTGGGCAATTGCTGGACATTTTGCCTTTATGTTTATTACGATTTGGGTGGTATCAAAAGGGGTACAAAATGGAATTGAAAAAGCGAGTAAATATATGTTACCGGCATTGTTTGTTCTGTTTGTCGCTCTTATTGTTCGCTCTTTAACACTTGATGATGCGATGAAAGGGGTTAAATTCTTCTTGCAGCCTGATTTCTCAAAAATCACATCAGAAAGTATTTTGTTTGCAATGGGGCAATCATTCTTTGCGATTAGTATAGGGATTTCAATTATGGGCACGTATAGTTCTTATTTAAATAAAAAAGAAAGTTTACCACGTTCAGCGGTAACAATTGTTGGATTGAACCTATTTGTTTCTTTATTTGCAGGGCTTGCTATCTTTCCAGCAGTATTTTCACTAGGAATGGAGCCGACAGAAGGACCAGGTTTGTTATTTATCGTATTACCATCTGTATTTAGTCAAATTCCATTTGGGAATTTCTTCTTAACAGTATTTCTTGCGCTATTTACATTTGCAACGTTAACATCTGCGTTTTCCCTACTTGAAACGGTTGTTTCAGCACTAGCGAATGGGCAGCAAGAAAGAAGAAAGAGGTTGTCGTGGATAATTGGATTTTTAATTTTCTTAATAGGTATCCCATCTGCACTTTCATTTGGTGTATGGAGTGATATTACAATCTTCGGTAAAAACATTTTTGATGCGGTAGACTTTTTATCTAGTAATATTTTAATGCCATTTGGAGCTTTGTTTATTAGTATTTTCGTCTCATTTAAAATGGAGAAAAAGGTACTGAAAGCAGAATTTTTTGTTGGCGGGAATTACGGGAAATCAGTATTTAGTTGCTGGGTGTTTTTACTTCGATATGTTGCGCCGATTGCGATTGTCATTGTCTTTTTGAATGTGATTGGGATTATTTAA
- a CDS encoding ABC transporter permease: MINLIKNENMKIFKRKRTWIMVGVMVVFIFIQFLNVKISSQVNYGDDWKTSLIEENALLQVEKESLKLPIEKIENEKKLLLNNYYIDSNIKPTNNAWFFTIGQSTNFLIAISILTLIIAGEIVASEFQSGTIKFLLTRTATRTQVYFSKYISALLFGFFLIVITFLLSILFSGILLGFDGINGDYLFVKDHAVQKTSVLQALIGSLLFKTPYLIIVATLAFMISAAFKSSTFSIVFSLLVAIAGFVMSISLKGFSWTKYFIFSHTDLSSFVYDNPPVEGMTFSVSILFILIHIFIMHGIAYPIFVKKDVA; encoded by the coding sequence ATGATTAATCTAATAAAAAATGAAAATATGAAAATTTTCAAACGAAAAAGAACTTGGATTATGGTAGGTGTTATGGTTGTATTTATTTTCATTCAATTCCTAAACGTAAAGATTTCCAGCCAAGTTAATTATGGGGATGACTGGAAGACATCTCTTATTGAAGAAAATGCATTACTTCAAGTTGAAAAAGAATCTCTAAAATTACCTATTGAAAAAATAGAAAATGAAAAAAAACTTTTACTAAATAATTATTACATTGACAGTAATATAAAACCAACAAACAATGCATGGTTCTTTACGATTGGACAAAGTACAAATTTTTTAATAGCTATCTCCATTCTTACACTCATAATAGCTGGTGAAATTGTTGCAAGTGAATTTCAATCCGGTACAATTAAATTTTTATTAACACGAACCGCTACTCGCACACAAGTATATTTTTCTAAATATATTTCCGCCTTATTATTTGGATTTTTCTTAATCGTGATAACGTTTCTTCTTTCCATTCTATTTAGTGGCATTCTTTTAGGCTTTGATGGAATAAATGGTGACTACTTATTTGTCAAAGATCATGCCGTTCAAAAAACAAGCGTCCTTCAGGCACTAATTGGTAGCTTATTATTTAAGACTCCTTACTTAATTATTGTTGCAACTTTAGCATTTATGATTTCGGCGGCGTTTAAAAGTTCTACATTCTCTATCGTATTTTCTCTTTTAGTAGCAATTGCGGGTTTTGTCATGAGTATTTCATTAAAAGGTTTCAGTTGGACAAAATATTTCATCTTCTCTCATACGGATTTATCAAGTTTCGTATATGATAATCCCCCTGTAGAAGGCATGACTTTCAGTGTTTCTATACTATTTATCTTAATTCATATATTCATCATGCATGGAATTGCATATCCCATATTCGTAAAAAAAGATGTCGCTTAA
- a CDS encoding ABC transporter ATP-binding protein: MCILKVQNLTKKIGRRTLVNRISFDAQKGEILGLLGPNGAGKTTTIKMIVGLISKTSGTVTINKKDTSKDFKEAMKHVGVIVENPDLYKFLSGYDNLLHFSRMTPNVPKERLDVVISLVGLEKSIHNKVSTYSLGMRQRLALAIALVHKPALLILDEPTNGLDPQGIRDLRFHLKQLATDENVAIVVSSHLMAEMEMMCDHIAILDKGNLIGIHDIKDITKEQIQAVQFEVDRTDLAIPLLQKLVIGEEIITNQNVITIKISKEHIPEICDTLSKNGVNVYGVQTIKTTLEDKFIEMTGDGVHND, translated from the coding sequence ATGTGTATTTTAAAAGTACAGAACTTAACTAAGAAAATTGGAAGGCGAACACTCGTTAATCGAATATCATTTGATGCTCAAAAAGGAGAAATCCTTGGCCTTCTAGGCCCCAATGGCGCTGGAAAAACAACCACAATTAAAATGATTGTTGGCTTGATCTCTAAAACCAGTGGAACAGTCACAATTAACAAAAAAGACACAAGCAAAGACTTTAAAGAAGCTATGAAACATGTTGGAGTGATTGTTGAGAATCCTGATTTATACAAATTTTTATCTGGCTATGATAACCTACTTCATTTCTCTAGAATGACACCGAATGTTCCTAAAGAACGTTTAGATGTAGTTATTTCTTTAGTTGGGTTAGAAAAAAGTATTCATAATAAAGTTTCCACTTATTCTTTAGGAATGAGACAGCGGCTTGCTCTTGCAATTGCTTTGGTACACAAACCTGCCCTTCTCATTTTGGATGAACCTACAAATGGATTGGACCCTCAAGGAATTAGAGATTTAAGGTTTCATTTAAAACAACTAGCTACAGACGAAAATGTAGCAATCGTTGTTTCAAGCCATCTAATGGCCGAAATGGAAATGATGTGTGATCACATCGCTATTTTAGACAAAGGAAATCTAATTGGTATACATGATATAAAGGATATTACAAAAGAACAGATACAAGCTGTACAATTTGAAGTAGATCGGACAGACTTAGCAATCCCACTCTTACAAAAATTAGTAATAGGTGAAGAAATCATAACAAATCAAAATGTCATTACGATCAAAATAAGTAAAGAACATATACCTGAAATTTGCGATACATTATCCAAAAATGGAGTGAATGTTTATGGTGTTCAAACCATTAAAACAACTTTAGAAGACAAATTTATTGAAATGACTGGAGATGGAGTGCACAATGATTAA
- a CDS encoding hybrid sensor histidine kinase/response regulator transcription factor has translation MNDIKNKLLWQEWVIILIRITWIVAIVTLTYQDNPNFPLEIVFISTFLSYVIPVILYKLQSELYVVTEIILVGGLSLYFAYTYHLAQFLSPAILTLAFFCRGKLNFYTLPVMVIICVLGVFFNFGFDRNKLLLSVFDVLFIYGVGHLLQRVVYSMDAIKQKLNLIKDKNAILEQYSSQVERITLLEERDRMARELHDTIGYKFTSVILSMETLRPHLATKEGEGKLQEILDISRSALDNIRRQVHEMDPQEESNLDVSLLNLIEEFKSNTNVHVVFRTVGEYYPMAKKLKRIFCRCLQEAMTNATRHGEAETIQVLLQYHKNHVMLQIQDDGIGMEVIQEGFGLSGMRERLSEYHGNLSIDSTKNTGTIVTCWIPTLHKEESFIQDKIHILIVDDQPIISDSLELLLDKYGFHVAVANSGAQALEQCEEGQPNVVLMDIQMPEMNGITTMKKIKHRWPDTKIIMVTTFEETSSVSEAIESGAEGYVLKSVQPEELVAAIRLVHSGGTMLSQDVATRFFKEYSPRPKKAPYELTPREMDVLGCLKEGLRYKEIAAKLFLSEGTVRNYASSIYMKLQVPGRGEAVKKAVDEAFL, from the coding sequence TTGAATGACATAAAAAATAAGTTACTTTGGCAGGAATGGGTAATAATACTCATTCGGATTACTTGGATTGTTGCAATTGTTACTTTGACATATCAAGATAATCCAAACTTTCCACTTGAGATTGTTTTTATAAGTACATTTTTGTCTTATGTCATACCTGTCATATTATATAAATTACAAAGTGAATTATATGTAGTAACAGAAATTATTTTAGTGGGGGGACTTTCACTTTATTTTGCTTATACGTATCATTTGGCTCAATTTTTATCTCCTGCAATTTTAACGCTTGCATTTTTTTGCCGTGGAAAACTAAATTTCTATACATTACCTGTAATGGTAATTATCTGTGTATTGGGAGTTTTCTTTAATTTTGGGTTTGATCGCAATAAGCTGCTTCTAAGTGTATTTGATGTGCTCTTTATATATGGTGTAGGGCATTTACTCCAAAGAGTTGTTTATTCTATGGATGCTATAAAGCAAAAATTAAATTTGATTAAGGATAAGAATGCAATTTTAGAACAATATTCTTCCCAGGTAGAAAGAATAACTTTGCTTGAGGAAAGAGATAGAATGGCAAGAGAATTACATGATACGATAGGCTATAAATTTACTTCGGTTATATTGAGTATGGAAACATTACGACCACATCTAGCAACCAAGGAGGGAGAGGGAAAATTACAAGAAATATTAGATATATCAAGATCTGCATTAGATAATATTCGAAGACAGGTTCACGAAATGGATCCACAAGAAGAATCAAATCTAGATGTGTCTTTATTGAACTTAATAGAAGAGTTTAAAAGTAATACAAATGTTCATGTTGTTTTCCGTACGGTTGGAGAATATTATCCAATGGCTAAAAAGTTGAAGAGGATTTTCTGTCGTTGTTTACAAGAGGCAATGACAAACGCAACAAGACATGGGGAAGCAGAAACGATACAAGTCCTTTTACAATATCATAAAAATCATGTGATGCTTCAAATACAAGATGATGGTATAGGAATGGAAGTCATACAGGAAGGGTTTGGTTTATCGGGCATGAGAGAACGACTCAGTGAATATCATGGGAATTTGAGCATTGATTCCACTAAGAATACAGGAACAATTGTGACTTGTTGGATTCCAACCTTACATAAAGAAGAATCATTTATTCAAGATAAGATTCACATATTAATAGTAGATGATCAGCCTATCATATCAGATAGCTTAGAACTTTTATTGGATAAATACGGTTTTCACGTAGCGGTTGCGAATAGTGGGGCACAAGCCTTAGAGCAGTGTGAAGAAGGGCAGCCCAATGTTGTTCTTATGGATATACAAATGCCTGAGATGAATGGGATTACAACAATGAAGAAAATCAAACATAGGTGGCCAGATACTAAAATAATTATGGTCACAACTTTTGAAGAAACTTCTAGTGTTTCTGAAGCGATTGAATCAGGAGCAGAGGGGTATGTACTTAAATCTGTTCAACCAGAAGAGCTAGTAGCGGCTATTCGATTAGTACATTCAGGTGGGACAATGCTATCACAAGATGTGGCGACTCGCTTTTTTAAAGAATATAGTCCAAGGCCGAAAAAGGCTCCTTATGAATTGACTCCTCGTGAAATGGACGTATTAGGATGTCTTAAAGAAGGACTTCGTTATAAAGAGATTGCAGCAAAGTTGTTTTTATCTGAAGGAACTGTAAGAAATTATGCTTCTTCTATTTATATGAAACTGCAAGTCCCAGGAAGAGGAGAGGCGGTAAAAAAAGCGGTGGATGAAGCTTTTTTATAA
- a CDS encoding alpha/beta fold hydrolase produces the protein MKQEKEVLLQGEMVKVRGKKLYVEMHGSLEKHPVLYLHGGPGEMCFDFLYHQAHRLQDSFRLIAIDQRGVGRSEEIGQKEPFGLQDLIEDCEELRKMLQIEKWSVIGHSFGGFLALLYAEMYPQSIQKIIFEGPTFDFALTSRVLLKKTGTLLMEYGKEQQGKECIAIAESNASSEELLEAYSKLSDELEENRMEIYNYVEDGTDYSLYSEEEWGKFYDCSDIHFTRLKEEGKIHQSLLSKLKDVENPMLLIMGKHDVVTCEKQIETFKRDTQNGKIIVFEECGHTPHYEVADQFAETVINFLK, from the coding sequence ATGAAACAAGAAAAAGAGGTGCTATTACAAGGTGAAATGGTGAAAGTACGCGGGAAAAAGCTGTATGTGGAGATGCATGGATCACTAGAGAAGCATCCTGTATTGTATCTTCATGGAGGTCCTGGAGAGATGTGTTTTGACTTTTTATACCATCAAGCACATAGATTACAAGATTCTTTTCGACTCATTGCCATTGATCAACGTGGGGTAGGACGTTCAGAGGAAATTGGACAGAAAGAGCCATTTGGATTGCAAGATCTTATCGAAGACTGCGAAGAGCTAAGGAAGATGTTACAAATTGAAAAATGGTCTGTTATTGGACATTCCTTTGGTGGGTTTCTAGCGTTGTTATATGCAGAAATGTACCCACAATCTATTCAAAAAATTATTTTTGAAGGGCCAACTTTTGATTTTGCATTAACTAGCAGAGTGTTATTAAAAAAGACAGGAACTTTGTTAATGGAGTATGGGAAAGAACAGCAGGGAAAAGAATGTATAGCTATCGCAGAGAGTAATGCTAGTTCAGAGGAATTGCTAGAAGCTTATTCGAAATTAAGTGATGAATTAGAAGAAAACAGAATGGAAATATATAATTACGTTGAGGATGGAACAGATTATAGTTTATATAGTGAGGAAGAATGGGGAAAGTTTTATGATTGTTCCGATATTCATTTTACAAGACTGAAAGAGGAAGGAAAAATTCATCAATCATTATTATCAAAATTAAAAGATGTGGAGAATCCGATGTTGCTCATCATGGGAAAACACGATGTGGTAACCTGTGAAAAACAAATCGAAACATTTAAAAGAGATACTCAAAATGGTAAAATCATAGTCTTTGAAGAATGTGGTCATACACCACATTATGAAGTAGCAGATCAATTTGCAGAAACTGTAATTAATTTTTTGAAGTAA
- a CDS encoding nucleotidyltransferase family protein — protein MYMKTEQDIIKLIQNDTWMMEILQTAKSLQLPDWWICAGFVRSKIWDVLHGYEVRTPTPDIDIIYFDPLHISESIEEKLENKLKSIDSTIPWSVKNQARMHVVNNMPPYSSSVDAISKFPETATALGITLDDQNNVVLTAPCGIEDVLTLQVQPTPHFLETKERTNMYEKRLQKKNWQSKWPNITIFHPEI, from the coding sequence ATGTATATGAAAACAGAACAAGATATTATTAAACTCATACAAAACGATACTTGGATGATGGAAATATTGCAGACAGCAAAATCATTACAACTTCCTGATTGGTGGATTTGTGCTGGGTTTGTTCGTTCTAAAATTTGGGATGTTCTCCATGGATATGAAGTAAGAACACCAACACCAGACATAGATATTATCTATTTTGACCCATTACATATTAGTGAATCCATCGAAGAAAAATTAGAAAATAAGCTTAAAAGTATAGATTCTACTATTCCATGGTCAGTGAAAAATCAAGCTCGTATGCATGTAGTCAATAACATGCCACCTTATTCATCTTCAGTCGATGCAATTTCTAAATTCCCAGAAACAGCGACTGCTCTTGGCATTACGTTAGATGACCAAAATAATGTTGTATTAACCGCCCCTTGCGGAATAGAAGATGTTCTCACGTTACAAGTACAGCCAACACCTCATTTCCTCGAAACGAAAGAGCGCACTAATATGTATGAAAAAAGATTACAAAAAAAGAACTGGCAAAGTAAATGGCCTAACATTACAATCTTCCACCCTGAAATTTAA